The Cytobacillus oceanisediminis genomic interval CGGCGGTTTTGATATTTTAAGTAGTAAGCATGCTCCCAAACATCAAGGCCAAGGATTGGAGTCTTGCCTTCCATTAAAGGAGAATCCTGGTTAGGTGTGCTTGTTACTTCCAATTCGCCATTGTTTACTGCCAGCCAAGCCCAGCCAGAACCGAAGCGAGTTGTAGCTGCTTTTGCAAATTCTTCTTTGAAGCTGTCATAGCTACCGAATTTGCTGCTGATAGCGTCTGCTAATTCACCTGTAGGCTCACCGCCGCCATTTGGAGAAATGATCTGCCAGAATAGAGAATGGTTTGCATGGCCCCCGCCGTTGTTGCGTACTGCAGTGCGAACAGCTTCAGGTACGGCATCCAGGTTAGAAACAACTTCTTCAACAGTTTTAGAAAGAAGCTCTTCGTTTCCTTCTAAAGCATTGTTAAGGTTTGTTACATAAGTATTGTGATGCTTTGTATGATGAATATTCATCGTTTCTTTGTCGATGTTTGGCTCCAATGCATCATAAGCGTAAGGTAATTGCGGTAATTCGAATGCCATAATAAAATTCCTCCCTATGTATCTGTTTTAGTAAGCCCCTGAAACACTTCAATCATTTATAAAATTCTGATTTTAGAATGTTTCTAAGGTCTTTAGTTTAAGATTACCAAAGTTGGTTTTTTGTTTCAAACAAAATGCTTTGCTACATATATACAATATCCTAACTCGTTTTTATTATTCCATTAAATTCAAACCATTCCAGCGGGTCCTCAAAGGACCACAAATAGAAAATAAATAATCATTACCCCTTGAATCACCGCTTTGGCTGCTGCACTGCTGACAAAGCCGATTACCGATCCAAATCCAATCTTCAGTGCATCATTGAAGTTTGTCCTGTTAACTGCAAGCTCAGCAATAACTGCACCCAGAAAAGGACCAATTAATATTCCCAGTACAGGAATGACAAATGGTCCAGCCAAAAGGCCGATCGTGCTTCCCCAAACACCCGCTTTTGATCCCCCATACTTTTTTACCCCAATCATATTAGCTACGTAATCAGCTCCAAATAAAAGGAGAACAAATAAACCCTGAATCGTCCAAAATAGCCAGTTAAACGGTTCGAAAGAAAAAAGAATTCCATAAAGGATAAATCCGCCCAGCAAAAACAGCACACTTGGAATAATCGGGAAAACAAGGCCTGCAAAAGCGATAATAAACAGCAGAATGATCAGTGTCCAATAAATTATTTGCATAATCAGCATCCTTTCTAGAAAAGCGCAAGCGCCTTGCCCACCCCCGACAAGCACAAGACGAGCCTCACGGAAAGGCGTTCTTTGCCTTTATGGGAGGGTTGGCTTGTGACCTCGAGGGGGTAGGCGCTGGAGCTAGACAGTTATCTAACTTCAGAATTTATACATTCTTTATCAAAATAAATAAGCAAGGGATTTCCCCTTGCTTATTTTACCACTTATTCTTCCCCTAAAACAGCTTCAGCAATATTCACCGCATGATCGCCGATACGCTCAAGGTTGCTGACAATGTCTACATACACAATGCCGGCCTGGCCAGAGCAGACTCCCTCGTTCAAACGAAGGATATGCTGTTTGCGAAGCTTTCTTTCCATCTTGTCAATCTCTTCTTCTTTTTTTACAACATGCTCTGCAGCAATATTATCATTATGGTCCAGTGCCTGAAGAGCTTCTTTTACAGTAGAAATGGTCAATTTGAACATTTGTTCTAAATCAGCCATAGCTGAATCAGTGATGGACACTTTATTTGCCTGTTTATAATCAATCAGTTCTATTACATTTTCGAAATGGTCACCGATACGCTCAATATCTCTTACCGTATCCATCAGCACAGTGTGCTCGGCAGACTCATGTGCTGAAAGTGAACTTGTAGATAACTTAATCAGGTAATCCGTAATTTTGCGGTCAAGGTTATTGATCGCGTCCTCTAACTGGTATGCACTTTCGGAATGTTTTTGATTGCCGGTTTTCAAATATTGAACCGTTTCTTCCAGTCCCCGTACTGAGAATGCTCCCATGCGAAGCACTTCTTCTTTAGCTTGTCCAAGTGCAATCGAAGGTGATTGTTCTATAAAAACAGGATCCAAATGTTTTGCTTTATATTCAGCAACTGCATCTTCTCCCGGAATAAGTTTTGTTACAATCCATGCCAGCGCTGCTACAAATGGCAGCTGAATAAGTGTATTAGTACTGTTGAAAATTCCATGTGCAAAGGCAATGGTCATTTCAGGATTTAAGTTAATATTCACTTGCAGTGTCTCAA includes:
- a CDS encoding DUF456 domain-containing protein, which produces MQIIYWTLIILLFIIAFAGLVFPIIPSVLFLLGGFILYGILFSFEPFNWLFWTIQGLFVLLLFGADYVANMIGVKKYGGSKAGVWGSTIGLLAGPFVIPVLGILIGPFLGAVIAELAVNRTNFNDALKIGFGSVIGFVSSAAAKAVIQGVMIIYFLFVVL
- a CDS encoding superoxide dismutase, encoding MAFELPQLPYAYDALEPNIDKETMNIHHTKHHNTYVTNLNNALEGNEELLSKTVEEVVSNLDAVPEAVRTAVRNNGGGHANHSLFWQIISPNGGGEPTGELADAISSKFGSYDSFKEEFAKAATTRFGSGWAWLAVNNGELEVTSTPNQDSPLMEGKTPILGLDVWEHAYYLKYQNRRPEYINSFWNVVNWDEVSKRYSAAK
- a CDS encoding Na/Pi cotransporter family protein; amino-acid sequence: MLFEFLGGLGIFLYGIKFMGDGLQKSAGDRLRDLLDRFTTNPLMGVLAGILVTILIQSSSATTVITVGLVSAGFMTLRQAIGVIMGANIGTTVTAFIIGIDIGEYALPIIALGSILLFFFKNKKVNNFGQIVFGFGALFYGLELMSGGMKPLRSLEAFHDLTVSMSSNPILGVVVGTVFTVIVQSSSATIGILQGLFSEELINLDAALPVLFGDNIGTTITAVLAAIGASVAARRAAAVHVLFNLIGTTIFLILLKPFTLLIETLQVNINLNPEMTIAFAHGIFNSTNTLIQLPFVAALAWIVTKLIPGEDAVAEYKAKHLDPVFIEQSPSIALGQAKEEVLRMGAFSVRGLEETVQYLKTGNQKHSESAYQLEDAINNLDRKITDYLIKLSTSSLSAHESAEHTVLMDTVRDIERIGDHFENVIELIDYKQANKVSITDSAMADLEQMFKLTISTVKEALQALDHNDNIAAEHVVKKEEEIDKMERKLRKQHILRLNEGVCSGQAGIVYVDIVSNLERIGDHAVNIAEAVLGEE